Proteins co-encoded in one Malus domestica chromosome 09, GDT2T_hap1 genomic window:
- the LOC103444077 gene encoding probable serine/threonine-protein kinase SIS8 isoform X5: protein MKETRDDTGPAEQKPPNASWWPSDFVDKFGSVSLGSQEESLSSTESPRSSDQDVLSSQKASQVVWQTGMLLEPIPNGFYFVIPEKRLKEIFDDIPTLDELHALEAEGLRAEVILVDTAKDKKLSMLKQLIVALVKGLNSYPAEMIKKIAGLVSDFYKRPNAESPAKAALEETSHMFENRGVQLLGQIKHGSCRPRAILFKVLADTVGLESRLMVGLPIDGVVESVDSYKHMSVVVVLNSVELLVDLMRFPGKLLPRSTKAIFLTHISAAGESDSAENDSCDSPLEPNSPLYGFSERVDPDSAEKDDSPQFRGRFDVPSNAQGPSLQNMMLRSITSMERKLSPEHPSFRARGRSMLSGDRKSFRDYADDMPTSSYRSDGASTSEARRLRRRSMSITPEIGDDIVRAVRAMNETLKQNRLLREQGEDDRSALQKNDQISSQKAMSLPSSPHQYRSQTSDRIGPSEFTRYDELVLTWNRILESATFDNKPLLPYQEWNIDFSELTVGTRVGIGFFGEVFRGVWNGTDVAIKVFLEQDLTAENMEDFCNEISILSRLRHPNVILFLGACTKPPRLSMVTEYMEMGSLYYLIHLSGQKKKLSWRRRLKMLRDICRGLMCMHRMKIVHRDLKSANCLVNKHWTVKICDFGLSRIMSETNMKDSSSAGTPEWMAPELIRNEPFTEKCDIFSLGVLMWELCTLNRPWEGVPPERVVYAVANEGSRLEIPEGPLGRLISDCWTEPQDRPSCEEILSRLLDCEYSLC from the exons ATGAAGGAGACACGAGATGATACAGGGCCAGCAGAGCAAAAGCCTCCAAATGCTTCATGGTGGCCTTCAGATTTCGTGGACAAATTTGGATCTGTTTCTTTGGGATCCCAAGAAGAATCATTGAGTAGTACTGAATCACCTAGAAGTTCGGATCAAGATGTGTTGTCATCCCAGAAGGCATCACAAGTTGTATGGCAAACTGGAATGCTTTTAGAACCGATTCCCAATGGTTTCTATTTTGTCATTCCG GAGAAAAGGCTCAAGGAGATCTTTGATGATATTCCTACTCTTGATGAGCTTCATGCTCTTGAGGCAGAGGGTTTGAGAGCCGAAGTCATTCTTGTAGATACTGCAAAGGACAAAAAGCTGTCCATGCTGAAGCAACTTATTGTGGCTCTGGTGAAAGGATTGAACTCATATCCAGCTGAAATGATAAAAAAGATTGCTGGATTG GTTTCCGATTTTTATAAGAGGCCAAATGCAGAAAGTCCAGCAAAAGCTGCACTTGAAGAAACCTCCCACATGTTTGAGAATCGAGGAGTTCAACTTTTGGGGCAAATAAAACATGGTTCATGCCGTCCTAGAGCAATCTTATTCAAAGTTCTGGCGGACACCGTAGGTCTTGAAAGTAGGCTAATGGTG GGATTGCCTATTGATGGAGTCGTTGAGTCTGTAGATTCATATAAGCATATGTCGGTGGTAGTTGTATTGAACTCTGTTGAATTATTGGTTGACCTGATGCGGTTTCCTGGTAAGCTGTTACCCAGATCAACCAAGGCAATTTTTTTGACCCATATTTCTGCAGCCGGGGAGAGTGATAGTGCAGAGAATGACTCGTGCGATTCACCACTAGAACCGAACAGTCCTCTATATGGATTCTCAGAGAGAGTGGATCCTGACAG TGCTGAAAAAGATGATAGCCCTCAGTTCCGAGGTAGATTTGATGTGCCCTCGAATGCACAAGGTCCCTCATTACAAAATATGATGTTGCGATCAATTACTTCCATGGAAAGAAAACTGAG TCCAGAGCATCCTTCATTCCGAGCACGTGGGCGGTCCATGCTCAGTGGTGATAGGAAATCTTTTAGAGATTATGCTGATGACATGCCTACCTCAAG CTACAGGTCAGATGGTGCATCAACATCAGAAGCTCGCAGATTAAGAAGAAGAAGCATGAGTATTACTCCAGAGATTGGTGATGATATCGTAAG GGCTGTGCGAGCAATGAATGAAACATTGAAGCAGAATCGACTTTTGAGAGAGCAGGGTGAGGATGACAGATCTGCTCTTCAGAAAAAT GACCAAATCAGTTCTCAAAAAGCAATGTCATTACCTTCATCTCCACACCAGTACAGAAGTCAAACTTCTGATAGAATTGGACCTTCAGAGTTCACGAGATATGATGAATTGGTCCTAACATGGAACAGAATTCTGGAGTCCGCCACATTTGATAATAAGCCTCTATTGCCTTACCAGGAATGGAATATTGATTTCTCAGAATTGACTGTTGGAACTCGTGTTGGAATAG GGTTCTTTGGAGAAGTCTTTCGAGGCGTTTGGAATGGAACAGATGTCGCAATAAAGGTTTTCTTAGAGCAAGACCTAACTGCTGAAAACATGGAAGACTTCTGCAATGAGATATCCATTCTTAG TCGCCTTCGGCATCCTAATG TTATTCTATTTCTGGGTGCATGCACAAAGCCTCCACGCTTATCAATGGTTACAGAATACATGGAGATGGGATCTTTGTATTATttgattcatttgagtggccAGAAGAAGAAGCTTAGCTGGCGAAGGAGACTAAAAATGTTGCGTGACATATGCAG GGGGTTGATGTGCATGCACCGGATGAAGATAGTTCATCGTGATCTAAAAAGTGCAAATTGTCTCGTGAATAAGCACTGGACTGTCAAGATCTGTGACTTTGGACTCTCGAGAATAATGTCCGAGACAAACATGAAGGACTCATCGTCTGCAGGAACTCCGGAATGGATGGCACCTGAGCTTATACGAAATGAACCCTTCACCGAAAAATGTGATATTTTCAGCCTTGGGGTTTTAATGTGGGAGCTCTGCACTCTAAATAGACCGTGGGAAGGCGTTCCACCAGAGAGG GTAGTTTATGCTGTCGCGAATGAAGGTTCCCGGTTGGAGATCCCAGAAGGTCCCCTAGGCAGGCTTATTTCAG ATTGTTGGACGGAACCGCAGGATCGACCGAGCTGCGAGGAGATACTCTCCCGCTTGTTAGACTGCGAGTACTCACTCTGCTGA
- the LOC103444077 gene encoding probable serine/threonine-protein kinase SIS8 isoform X8, whose product MKETRDDTGPAEQKPPNASWWPSDFVDKFGSVSLGSQEESLSSTESPRSSDQDVLSSQKASQVVWQTGMLLEPIPNGFYFVIPEKRLKEIFDDIPTLDELHALEAEGLRAEVILVDTAKDKKLSMLKQLIVALVKGLNSYPAEMIKKIAGLVSDFYKRPNAESPAKAALEETSHMFENRGVQLLGQIKHGSCRPRAILFKVLADTVGLESRLMVGLPIDGVVESVDSYKHMSVVVVLNSVELLVDLMRFPGKLLPRSTKAIFLTHISAAGESDSAENDSCDSPLEPNSPLYGFSERVDPDSAEKDDSPQFRGRFDVPSNAQGPSLQNMMLRSITSMERKLSYRSDGASTSEARRLRRRSMSITPEIGDDIVRAVRAMNETLKQNRLLREQGEDDRSALQKNDQISSQKAMSLPSSPHQYRSQTSDRIGPSEFTRYDELVLTWNRILESATFDNKPLLPYQEWNIDFSELTVGTRVGIGFFGEVFRGVWNGTDVAIKVFLEQDLTAENMEDFCNEISILSRLRHPNVILFLGACTKPPRLSMVTEYMEMGSLYYLIHLSGQKKKLSWRRRLKMLRDICRGLMCMHRMKIVHRDLKSANCLVNKHWTVKICDFGLSRIMSETNMKDSSSAGTPEWMAPELIRNEPFTEKCDIFSLGVLMWELCTLNRPWEGVPPERVVYAVANEGSRLEIPEGPLGRLISDCWTEPQDRPSCEEILSRLLDCEYSLC is encoded by the exons ATGAAGGAGACACGAGATGATACAGGGCCAGCAGAGCAAAAGCCTCCAAATGCTTCATGGTGGCCTTCAGATTTCGTGGACAAATTTGGATCTGTTTCTTTGGGATCCCAAGAAGAATCATTGAGTAGTACTGAATCACCTAGAAGTTCGGATCAAGATGTGTTGTCATCCCAGAAGGCATCACAAGTTGTATGGCAAACTGGAATGCTTTTAGAACCGATTCCCAATGGTTTCTATTTTGTCATTCCG GAGAAAAGGCTCAAGGAGATCTTTGATGATATTCCTACTCTTGATGAGCTTCATGCTCTTGAGGCAGAGGGTTTGAGAGCCGAAGTCATTCTTGTAGATACTGCAAAGGACAAAAAGCTGTCCATGCTGAAGCAACTTATTGTGGCTCTGGTGAAAGGATTGAACTCATATCCAGCTGAAATGATAAAAAAGATTGCTGGATTG GTTTCCGATTTTTATAAGAGGCCAAATGCAGAAAGTCCAGCAAAAGCTGCACTTGAAGAAACCTCCCACATGTTTGAGAATCGAGGAGTTCAACTTTTGGGGCAAATAAAACATGGTTCATGCCGTCCTAGAGCAATCTTATTCAAAGTTCTGGCGGACACCGTAGGTCTTGAAAGTAGGCTAATGGTG GGATTGCCTATTGATGGAGTCGTTGAGTCTGTAGATTCATATAAGCATATGTCGGTGGTAGTTGTATTGAACTCTGTTGAATTATTGGTTGACCTGATGCGGTTTCCTGGTAAGCTGTTACCCAGATCAACCAAGGCAATTTTTTTGACCCATATTTCTGCAGCCGGGGAGAGTGATAGTGCAGAGAATGACTCGTGCGATTCACCACTAGAACCGAACAGTCCTCTATATGGATTCTCAGAGAGAGTGGATCCTGACAG TGCTGAAAAAGATGATAGCCCTCAGTTCCGAGGTAGATTTGATGTGCCCTCGAATGCACAAGGTCCCTCATTACAAAATATGATGTTGCGATCAATTACTTCCATGGAAAGAAAACTGAG CTACAGGTCAGATGGTGCATCAACATCAGAAGCTCGCAGATTAAGAAGAAGAAGCATGAGTATTACTCCAGAGATTGGTGATGATATCGTAAG GGCTGTGCGAGCAATGAATGAAACATTGAAGCAGAATCGACTTTTGAGAGAGCAGGGTGAGGATGACAGATCTGCTCTTCAGAAAAAT GACCAAATCAGTTCTCAAAAAGCAATGTCATTACCTTCATCTCCACACCAGTACAGAAGTCAAACTTCTGATAGAATTGGACCTTCAGAGTTCACGAGATATGATGAATTGGTCCTAACATGGAACAGAATTCTGGAGTCCGCCACATTTGATAATAAGCCTCTATTGCCTTACCAGGAATGGAATATTGATTTCTCAGAATTGACTGTTGGAACTCGTGTTGGAATAG GGTTCTTTGGAGAAGTCTTTCGAGGCGTTTGGAATGGAACAGATGTCGCAATAAAGGTTTTCTTAGAGCAAGACCTAACTGCTGAAAACATGGAAGACTTCTGCAATGAGATATCCATTCTTAG TCGCCTTCGGCATCCTAATG TTATTCTATTTCTGGGTGCATGCACAAAGCCTCCACGCTTATCAATGGTTACAGAATACATGGAGATGGGATCTTTGTATTATttgattcatttgagtggccAGAAGAAGAAGCTTAGCTGGCGAAGGAGACTAAAAATGTTGCGTGACATATGCAG GGGGTTGATGTGCATGCACCGGATGAAGATAGTTCATCGTGATCTAAAAAGTGCAAATTGTCTCGTGAATAAGCACTGGACTGTCAAGATCTGTGACTTTGGACTCTCGAGAATAATGTCCGAGACAAACATGAAGGACTCATCGTCTGCAGGAACTCCGGAATGGATGGCACCTGAGCTTATACGAAATGAACCCTTCACCGAAAAATGTGATATTTTCAGCCTTGGGGTTTTAATGTGGGAGCTCTGCACTCTAAATAGACCGTGGGAAGGCGTTCCACCAGAGAGG GTAGTTTATGCTGTCGCGAATGAAGGTTCCCGGTTGGAGATCCCAGAAGGTCCCCTAGGCAGGCTTATTTCAG ATTGTTGGACGGAACCGCAGGATCGACCGAGCTGCGAGGAGATACTCTCCCGCTTGTTAGACTGCGAGTACTCACTCTGCTGA
- the LOC103444077 gene encoding probable serine/threonine-protein kinase SIS8 isoform X4 gives MKETRDDTGPAEQKPPNASWWPSDFVDKFGSVSLGSQEESLSSTESPRSSDQDVLSSQKASQVVWQTGMLLEPIPNGFYFVIPVRLIEKRLKEIFDDIPTLDELHALEAEGLRAEVILVDTAKDKKLSMLKQLIVALVKGLNSYPAEMIKKIAGLVSDFYKRPNAESPAKAALEETSHMFENRGVQLLGQIKHGSCRPRAILFKVLADTVGLESRLMVGLPIDGVVESVDSYKHMSVVVVLNSVELLVDLMRFPGKLLPRSTKAIFLTHISAAGESDSAENDSCDSPLEPNSPLYGFSERVDPDSAEKDDSPQFRGRFDVPSNAQGPSLQNMMLRSITSMERKLSLSHSEPNIATTFCRRSRRTAIAEQRTASSSYRSDGASTSEARRLRRRSMSITPEIGDDIVRAVRAMNETLKQNRLLREQGEDDRSALQKNDQISSQKAMSLPSSPHQYRSQTSDRIGPSEFTRYDELVLTWNRILESATFDNKPLLPYQEWNIDFSELTVGTRVGIGFFGEVFRGVWNGTDVAIKVFLEQDLTAENMEDFCNEISILSRLRHPNVILFLGACTKPPRLSMVTEYMEMGSLYYLIHLSGQKKKLSWRRRLKMLRDICRGLMCMHRMKIVHRDLKSANCLVNKHWTVKICDFGLSRIMSETNMKDSSSAGTPEWMAPELIRNEPFTEKCDIFSLGVLMWELCTLNRPWEGVPPERVVYAVANEGSRLEIPEGPLGRLISDCWTEPQDRPSCEEILSRLLDCEYSLC, from the exons ATGAAGGAGACACGAGATGATACAGGGCCAGCAGAGCAAAAGCCTCCAAATGCTTCATGGTGGCCTTCAGATTTCGTGGACAAATTTGGATCTGTTTCTTTGGGATCCCAAGAAGAATCATTGAGTAGTACTGAATCACCTAGAAGTTCGGATCAAGATGTGTTGTCATCCCAGAAGGCATCACAAGTTGTATGGCAAACTGGAATGCTTTTAGAACCGATTCCCAATGGTTTCTATTTTGTCATTCCGGTGAGATTAATT GAGAAAAGGCTCAAGGAGATCTTTGATGATATTCCTACTCTTGATGAGCTTCATGCTCTTGAGGCAGAGGGTTTGAGAGCCGAAGTCATTCTTGTAGATACTGCAAAGGACAAAAAGCTGTCCATGCTGAAGCAACTTATTGTGGCTCTGGTGAAAGGATTGAACTCATATCCAGCTGAAATGATAAAAAAGATTGCTGGATTG GTTTCCGATTTTTATAAGAGGCCAAATGCAGAAAGTCCAGCAAAAGCTGCACTTGAAGAAACCTCCCACATGTTTGAGAATCGAGGAGTTCAACTTTTGGGGCAAATAAAACATGGTTCATGCCGTCCTAGAGCAATCTTATTCAAAGTTCTGGCGGACACCGTAGGTCTTGAAAGTAGGCTAATGGTG GGATTGCCTATTGATGGAGTCGTTGAGTCTGTAGATTCATATAAGCATATGTCGGTGGTAGTTGTATTGAACTCTGTTGAATTATTGGTTGACCTGATGCGGTTTCCTGGTAAGCTGTTACCCAGATCAACCAAGGCAATTTTTTTGACCCATATTTCTGCAGCCGGGGAGAGTGATAGTGCAGAGAATGACTCGTGCGATTCACCACTAGAACCGAACAGTCCTCTATATGGATTCTCAGAGAGAGTGGATCCTGACAG TGCTGAAAAAGATGATAGCCCTCAGTTCCGAGGTAGATTTGATGTGCCCTCGAATGCACAAGGTCCCTCATTACAAAATATGATGTTGCGATCAATTACTTCCATGGAAAGAAAACTGAG TTTATCACATAGTGAACCCAACATTGCAACTACATTTTGTCGGCGTAGTCGGAGGACGGCCATTGCTGAACAGCGGACTGCTAGTTCAAG CTACAGGTCAGATGGTGCATCAACATCAGAAGCTCGCAGATTAAGAAGAAGAAGCATGAGTATTACTCCAGAGATTGGTGATGATATCGTAAG GGCTGTGCGAGCAATGAATGAAACATTGAAGCAGAATCGACTTTTGAGAGAGCAGGGTGAGGATGACAGATCTGCTCTTCAGAAAAAT GACCAAATCAGTTCTCAAAAAGCAATGTCATTACCTTCATCTCCACACCAGTACAGAAGTCAAACTTCTGATAGAATTGGACCTTCAGAGTTCACGAGATATGATGAATTGGTCCTAACATGGAACAGAATTCTGGAGTCCGCCACATTTGATAATAAGCCTCTATTGCCTTACCAGGAATGGAATATTGATTTCTCAGAATTGACTGTTGGAACTCGTGTTGGAATAG GGTTCTTTGGAGAAGTCTTTCGAGGCGTTTGGAATGGAACAGATGTCGCAATAAAGGTTTTCTTAGAGCAAGACCTAACTGCTGAAAACATGGAAGACTTCTGCAATGAGATATCCATTCTTAG TCGCCTTCGGCATCCTAATG TTATTCTATTTCTGGGTGCATGCACAAAGCCTCCACGCTTATCAATGGTTACAGAATACATGGAGATGGGATCTTTGTATTATttgattcatttgagtggccAGAAGAAGAAGCTTAGCTGGCGAAGGAGACTAAAAATGTTGCGTGACATATGCAG GGGGTTGATGTGCATGCACCGGATGAAGATAGTTCATCGTGATCTAAAAAGTGCAAATTGTCTCGTGAATAAGCACTGGACTGTCAAGATCTGTGACTTTGGACTCTCGAGAATAATGTCCGAGACAAACATGAAGGACTCATCGTCTGCAGGAACTCCGGAATGGATGGCACCTGAGCTTATACGAAATGAACCCTTCACCGAAAAATGTGATATTTTCAGCCTTGGGGTTTTAATGTGGGAGCTCTGCACTCTAAATAGACCGTGGGAAGGCGTTCCACCAGAGAGG GTAGTTTATGCTGTCGCGAATGAAGGTTCCCGGTTGGAGATCCCAGAAGGTCCCCTAGGCAGGCTTATTTCAG ATTGTTGGACGGAACCGCAGGATCGACCGAGCTGCGAGGAGATACTCTCCCGCTTGTTAGACTGCGAGTACTCACTCTGCTGA
- the LOC103444077 gene encoding probable serine/threonine-protein kinase SIS8 isoform X7, with protein MKETRDDTGPAEQKPPNASWWPSDFVDKFGSVSLGSQEESLSSTESPRSSDQDVLSSQKASQVVWQTGMLLEPIPNGFYFVIPVRLIEKRLKEIFDDIPTLDELHALEAEGLRAEVILVDTAKDKKLSMLKQLIVALVKGLNSYPAEMIKKIAGLVSDFYKRPNAESPAKAALEETSHMFENRGVQLLGQIKHGSCRPRAILFKVLADTVGLESRLMVGLPIDGVVESVDSYKHMSVVVVLNSVELLVDLMRFPGKLLPRSTKAIFLTHISAAGESDSAENDSCDSPLEPNSPLYGFSERVDPDSAEKDDSPQFRGRFDVPSNAQGPSLQNMMLRSITSMERKLSYRSDGASTSEARRLRRRSMSITPEIGDDIVRAVRAMNETLKQNRLLREQGEDDRSALQKNDQISSQKAMSLPSSPHQYRSQTSDRIGPSEFTRYDELVLTWNRILESATFDNKPLLPYQEWNIDFSELTVGTRVGIGFFGEVFRGVWNGTDVAIKVFLEQDLTAENMEDFCNEISILSRLRHPNVILFLGACTKPPRLSMVTEYMEMGSLYYLIHLSGQKKKLSWRRRLKMLRDICRGLMCMHRMKIVHRDLKSANCLVNKHWTVKICDFGLSRIMSETNMKDSSSAGTPEWMAPELIRNEPFTEKCDIFSLGVLMWELCTLNRPWEGVPPERVVYAVANEGSRLEIPEGPLGRLISDCWTEPQDRPSCEEILSRLLDCEYSLC; from the exons ATGAAGGAGACACGAGATGATACAGGGCCAGCAGAGCAAAAGCCTCCAAATGCTTCATGGTGGCCTTCAGATTTCGTGGACAAATTTGGATCTGTTTCTTTGGGATCCCAAGAAGAATCATTGAGTAGTACTGAATCACCTAGAAGTTCGGATCAAGATGTGTTGTCATCCCAGAAGGCATCACAAGTTGTATGGCAAACTGGAATGCTTTTAGAACCGATTCCCAATGGTTTCTATTTTGTCATTCCGGTGAGATTAATT GAGAAAAGGCTCAAGGAGATCTTTGATGATATTCCTACTCTTGATGAGCTTCATGCTCTTGAGGCAGAGGGTTTGAGAGCCGAAGTCATTCTTGTAGATACTGCAAAGGACAAAAAGCTGTCCATGCTGAAGCAACTTATTGTGGCTCTGGTGAAAGGATTGAACTCATATCCAGCTGAAATGATAAAAAAGATTGCTGGATTG GTTTCCGATTTTTATAAGAGGCCAAATGCAGAAAGTCCAGCAAAAGCTGCACTTGAAGAAACCTCCCACATGTTTGAGAATCGAGGAGTTCAACTTTTGGGGCAAATAAAACATGGTTCATGCCGTCCTAGAGCAATCTTATTCAAAGTTCTGGCGGACACCGTAGGTCTTGAAAGTAGGCTAATGGTG GGATTGCCTATTGATGGAGTCGTTGAGTCTGTAGATTCATATAAGCATATGTCGGTGGTAGTTGTATTGAACTCTGTTGAATTATTGGTTGACCTGATGCGGTTTCCTGGTAAGCTGTTACCCAGATCAACCAAGGCAATTTTTTTGACCCATATTTCTGCAGCCGGGGAGAGTGATAGTGCAGAGAATGACTCGTGCGATTCACCACTAGAACCGAACAGTCCTCTATATGGATTCTCAGAGAGAGTGGATCCTGACAG TGCTGAAAAAGATGATAGCCCTCAGTTCCGAGGTAGATTTGATGTGCCCTCGAATGCACAAGGTCCCTCATTACAAAATATGATGTTGCGATCAATTACTTCCATGGAAAGAAAACTGAG CTACAGGTCAGATGGTGCATCAACATCAGAAGCTCGCAGATTAAGAAGAAGAAGCATGAGTATTACTCCAGAGATTGGTGATGATATCGTAAG GGCTGTGCGAGCAATGAATGAAACATTGAAGCAGAATCGACTTTTGAGAGAGCAGGGTGAGGATGACAGATCTGCTCTTCAGAAAAAT GACCAAATCAGTTCTCAAAAAGCAATGTCATTACCTTCATCTCCACACCAGTACAGAAGTCAAACTTCTGATAGAATTGGACCTTCAGAGTTCACGAGATATGATGAATTGGTCCTAACATGGAACAGAATTCTGGAGTCCGCCACATTTGATAATAAGCCTCTATTGCCTTACCAGGAATGGAATATTGATTTCTCAGAATTGACTGTTGGAACTCGTGTTGGAATAG GGTTCTTTGGAGAAGTCTTTCGAGGCGTTTGGAATGGAACAGATGTCGCAATAAAGGTTTTCTTAGAGCAAGACCTAACTGCTGAAAACATGGAAGACTTCTGCAATGAGATATCCATTCTTAG TCGCCTTCGGCATCCTAATG TTATTCTATTTCTGGGTGCATGCACAAAGCCTCCACGCTTATCAATGGTTACAGAATACATGGAGATGGGATCTTTGTATTATttgattcatttgagtggccAGAAGAAGAAGCTTAGCTGGCGAAGGAGACTAAAAATGTTGCGTGACATATGCAG GGGGTTGATGTGCATGCACCGGATGAAGATAGTTCATCGTGATCTAAAAAGTGCAAATTGTCTCGTGAATAAGCACTGGACTGTCAAGATCTGTGACTTTGGACTCTCGAGAATAATGTCCGAGACAAACATGAAGGACTCATCGTCTGCAGGAACTCCGGAATGGATGGCACCTGAGCTTATACGAAATGAACCCTTCACCGAAAAATGTGATATTTTCAGCCTTGGGGTTTTAATGTGGGAGCTCTGCACTCTAAATAGACCGTGGGAAGGCGTTCCACCAGAGAGG GTAGTTTATGCTGTCGCGAATGAAGGTTCCCGGTTGGAGATCCCAGAAGGTCCCCTAGGCAGGCTTATTTCAG ATTGTTGGACGGAACCGCAGGATCGACCGAGCTGCGAGGAGATACTCTCCCGCTTGTTAGACTGCGAGTACTCACTCTGCTGA